One Fusobacterium ulcerans DNA segment encodes these proteins:
- a CDS encoding shikimate kinase, with protein sequence MKDNIALIGFMGSGKSTIGRVLAKYLDMKFIDIDKMISAREKKTIPEIFEEKGEAYFRKLEREIVYEESLDNNIVIATGGGVIIDNENIKTLRETSFIVYLDCTIECIYERVRHSKGRPLLNVEDMFEKIKELHSKREILYRISADFSVRIDVESNMYDTAEKIKEAYIYNS encoded by the coding sequence ATGAAGGATAATATAGCTCTAATTGGTTTTATGGGAAGTGGAAAAAGCACTATAGGCAGAGTTCTAGCCAAATACTTAGATATGAAATTTATTGATATAGATAAAATGATCTCTGCAAGAGAGAAAAAAACAATCCCTGAAATATTTGAGGAAAAGGGAGAAGCTTATTTCAGAAAATTAGAGAGAGAGATTGTTTATGAGGAATCTTTAGATAATAATATAGTTATTGCTACTGGTGGAGGAGTCATAATAGACAATGAAAATATCAAAACTCTAAGGGAAACTTCGTTTATTGTGTATCTTGATTGTACGATTGAATGTATATATGAAAGAGTAAGACATAGTAAGGGAAGACCTCTTCTCAATGTAGAGGATATGTTTGAGAAGATAAAGGAGCTTCATTCTAAAAGAGAGATACTTTATAGAATATCAGCAGATTTCAGTGTGAGAATAGATGTAGAAAGTAATATGTACGATACTGCGGAAAAGATAAAAGAAGCTTATATTTATAACAGTTAA
- a CDS encoding solute:sodium symporter family transporter — protein sequence MNLLAVVTFIFFTGLVAVISWYLTKNENLDSNSGYFLGGRSLSGVVIAGSLLLTNLSTEQLVGMNGNAFMGGLSVIGYEVTSGITLIFMGLYFLPRYLTSGFTTVPQFLEERYDKGTRNIVAILFLISLGVIFLPVVLYSGGVALNSLFNISAMFGISEQAALVLTIWGIGIIGGIYAIFGGLKAVAVSDTINGVGLIAGGILIPVLGLKALGDGSFSQGIEKLIINHPEKLNAIGDAAAPVPFSTLFTGIILINTFYWCTNQAIVQRAFGAKSLAEGQKGVIYAGFLKIFAPIILAIPGIIAFHLYGSEIAKGDFAYPILVNKVLPTPLVGFFGAVLFGAILSSFNSALNSASTLFCLDLYKPIVNPDIEDKKLVTVGKIFGTVLGILAILVAPYIVNAPNGLFEFMKKFMGFFNVPTLVIVFVGFFSKKIPAVAAKVAIFVFMFLYGMMQFVYKVNISFLHVLGMLFLLCVIIMVAIGYIAPMKTPYVQSRKEEISLVHWRYAKPMSSLIATTTIYVYVLLSHRGLVGLTENIGSRFTMITAVYIILSVILFVIVDKMGVAKEKEVIKQTV from the coding sequence ATGAATCTATTAGCAGTGGTTACATTTATTTTTTTTACTGGATTGGTAGCAGTGATATCTTGGTATCTTACAAAAAATGAAAATCTTGATTCTAACAGTGGGTATTTTTTAGGTGGAAGAAGTTTAAGTGGTGTAGTTATAGCAGGATCGTTATTACTTACTAACCTTTCTACAGAACAGTTAGTAGGAATGAATGGAAATGCTTTTATGGGAGGATTATCTGTAATCGGATATGAAGTGACATCAGGTATAACTTTGATATTTATGGGATTGTATTTCCTTCCAAGATATTTAACAAGCGGATTTACAACAGTTCCTCAGTTTCTTGAAGAAAGATATGATAAAGGTACAAGAAATATAGTGGCTATTCTTTTTTTAATAAGTCTTGGGGTTATTTTTCTTCCAGTTGTGCTGTATTCTGGTGGAGTTGCTTTAAACTCTCTTTTCAACATATCAGCAATGTTTGGAATATCAGAGCAGGCTGCTCTTGTACTCACTATATGGGGAATAGGTATCATTGGTGGAATTTATGCTATATTCGGTGGGCTGAAAGCAGTTGCTGTTTCTGATACTATCAATGGTGTAGGACTTATAGCTGGTGGTATACTTATTCCAGTTCTTGGATTAAAAGCTTTAGGTGATGGAAGTTTTTCACAGGGAATAGAAAAATTAATTATAAATCATCCTGAAAAATTAAATGCAATAGGAGATGCTGCTGCACCAGTTCCATTTTCTACTCTTTTTACAGGAATTATATTGATAAATACATTTTACTGGTGTACAAATCAGGCAATAGTACAGAGAGCATTTGGTGCTAAAAGCTTGGCAGAAGGGCAAAAAGGAGTTATCTATGCTGGATTTTTAAAAATATTTGCACCAATTATTCTTGCAATTCCCGGTATAATTGCTTTTCACCTATATGGAAGTGAAATAGCTAAAGGAGACTTTGCTTATCCGATACTTGTAAATAAAGTTCTTCCTACTCCTTTAGTAGGGTTCTTTGGAGCAGTTCTTTTTGGAGCTATACTAAGTTCTTTCAACTCTGCTTTAAATTCAGCTTCTACATTATTCTGCTTAGATTTGTATAAGCCTATTGTCAATCCTGATATAGAAGATAAAAAACTGGTAACTGTTGGTAAAATATTTGGAACTGTCCTTGGTATCCTTGCCATCTTAGTAGCACCATATATAGTAAATGCACCAAATGGACTATTTGAGTTTATGAAAAAATTTATGGGATTCTTCAATGTTCCAACTCTTGTAATAGTATTTGTAGGTTTCTTCTCAAAAAAAATACCTGCTGTTGCAGCTAAAGTTGCCATCTTTGTATTTATGTTCCTTTATGGAATGATGCAGTTTGTGTACAAGGTAAATATAAGCTTCCTTCATGTATTGGGAATGCTCTTCCTTCTTTGTGTAATAATCATGGTTGCTATTGGATATATAGCTCCAATGAAGACTCCTTATGTACAGAGCAGAAAAGAAGAAATTTCTCTGGTACACTGGAGATATGCAAAGCCTATGAGTTCTCTTATAGCAACAACTACTATCTATGTCTATGTTCTTCTTTCTCATAGAGGATTAGTTGGTCTTACAGAAAATATCGGAAGCAGATTTACTATGATAACAGCTGTTTATATTATTTTATCAGTGATATTATTTGTTATAGTAGATAAAATGGGAGTGGCAAAGGAAAAAGAGGTAATAAAACAGACTGTATAA
- a CDS encoding SDR family NAD(P)-dependent oxidoreductase yields the protein MCNENRLKGKLALITGATSGIGKSCAEKLAGMGVDLILTGRRTEVLNEVKNEIEKKYGVKVLPIQLDARNYNEVAEKIAALEGEWKNIDILVNNAGLALGMEKVYSNSAEDIDAVIDTNVKGMLYMIREVVPGMIERDKPALVINMGSVAGDAAYAGGAVYCASKAAVKTLSDGLRIDLVDTKVKVTNIKPGLVETNFSVIRFKGDKDKAEKVYKGIEALTPDDIADTVTYICNLPDNVQIPEIVMTPMFQADGRTVYKK from the coding sequence ATGTGCAATGAAAATCGTTTAAAGGGGAAGCTTGCTTTAATTACTGGAGCTACAAGTGGGATAGGAAAATCTTGTGCGGAAAAGCTTGCAGGAATGGGAGTTGACCTTATTCTTACTGGAAGAAGAACTGAAGTATTAAATGAAGTTAAAAATGAAATAGAAAAAAAATATGGTGTAAAAGTATTGCCTATACAACTTGATGCAAGAAACTATAATGAAGTCGCTGAGAAGATAGCTGCTCTTGAAGGAGAATGGAAAAATATAGACATTCTTGTAAATAATGCAGGACTTGCTCTAGGTATGGAAAAAGTGTATTCTAATTCAGCAGAAGATATAGATGCAGTTATAGACACAAATGTAAAAGGTATGCTTTATATGATAAGAGAAGTAGTTCCTGGAATGATTGAAAGAGATAAACCAGCTCTTGTAATAAATATGGGATCAGTAGCTGGAGATGCTGCATATGCAGGAGGAGCAGTATATTGTGCTTCTAAAGCAGCTGTAAAAACTCTTTCTGATGGACTTAGAATAGATTTAGTTGATACAAAAGTAAAAGTAACTAATATAAAACCTGGATTAGTTGAAACTAACTTCAGTGTAATAAGATTTAAAGGAGATAAGGATAAAGCCGAGAAAGTATATAAAGGAATAGAAGCTCTTACTCCAGATGATATAGCTGATACAGTTACATATATCTGTAATCTTCCTGATAACGTACAAATCCCAGAGATAGTTATGACTCCTATGTTCCAAGCTGATGGACGTACTGTATATAAAAAATAA
- a CDS encoding ROK family transcriptional regulator, producing MKIKDIKKRNISKILNALRKSNSISKKDLSEIINLAPSTLTEICSDLLEQGIIKELGEVNSDKPGRKKVLLSINYDYKKIIGIDIKNNFFSLTLTNLKGEVEAQKYFDKDTSEAYIFLDELIKEIKSFINENNLNKKELLGIGISIVGAVDFNTGSTMSFIGFWNESVPLKKIMEEKLGIPIYVNNNVKNLAIYQMFLEEELSDFFFLKYGTGVGGSLVVQSELFKKESSLSGEIGHSIINNDENICPICKRKGCFENNYSERAILEKMEKIYSKESTPIIFSLTSGDRENISFDIILKAGESGEIAVLKTLQEAADYLAILILNMFTLFYPKKIVLCGNIFKNDVFINYLFGYIHNKQIFDFKKIISVSSISEKEERCAPIFSVLKEKFYLL from the coding sequence ATGAAAATAAAAGATATAAAGAAAAGAAATATTTCTAAAATCTTAAATGCACTAAGGAAAAGCAACAGCATATCTAAAAAAGATCTTTCTGAGATTATAAATCTTGCTCCCAGTACTTTGACAGAAATATGCTCTGATTTGCTGGAGCAGGGGATAATAAAGGAGCTTGGGGAAGTAAACAGTGACAAGCCGGGAAGAAAAAAAGTGCTTTTATCTATAAATTATGATTATAAAAAAATTATAGGGATAGATATAAAAAACAACTTTTTTTCTCTTACTCTTACTAATTTAAAAGGAGAGGTAGAGGCTCAAAAATATTTTGATAAGGATACTTCTGAAGCATATATTTTTTTAGATGAGCTTATAAAGGAGATCAAAAGCTTTATAAATGAAAATAATCTGAATAAAAAAGAACTTCTTGGAATAGGAATAAGTATAGTTGGAGCAGTTGATTTTAATACTGGTTCTACTATGAGTTTTATCGGATTCTGGAATGAATCTGTACCTCTAAAAAAAATAATGGAAGAAAAATTGGGAATTCCAATTTATGTAAATAATAATGTAAAAAATCTGGCTATTTATCAAATGTTTTTAGAAGAGGAGCTTTCAGATTTCTTTTTTCTGAAATATGGAACAGGGGTAGGAGGAAGTCTGGTTGTTCAAAGTGAACTTTTTAAAAAAGAATCTTCATTAAGTGGAGAGATAGGACACTCAATAATCAATAATGATGAAAATATATGCCCTATCTGTAAAAGAAAAGGATGCTTTGAAAATAACTATTCTGAAAGAGCTATTTTGGAGAAAATGGAAAAGATATATTCTAAAGAGAGTACTCCGATTATATTTTCTCTGACATCTGGAGATAGGGAGAATATTTCTTTTGATATTATCTTAAAAGCAGGAGAGTCAGGAGAGATAGCTGTGCTTAAAACTCTTCAGGAGGCAGCAGATTATCTGGCAATCCTTATTTTAAATATGTTTACACTGTTCTACCCAAAGAAAATTGTTTTGTGTGGAAATATTTTTAAAAATGATGTATTCATAAATTATCTTTTTGGATATATTCATAATAAGCAGATATTTGATTTTAAAAAGATAATATCAGTGAGCAGCATTTCTGAAAAGGAAGAGAGATGTGCCCCAATATTTTCAGTATTGAAAGAGAAATTTTATCTATTATAA
- a CDS encoding Hint domain-containing protein — MNNLKSKCLNGCLAEGTILTMADGSKQRIEEVKIGDMVAVPDARAKRIVDIYTGYEEKISELKLVNGIILKATSNHPIMTEKGYKRLKEVNPLDKVVIRENQLESIEIIAEVEADTRVYNVLLEEMSTIICNDIWVGDFQVQNNLESTRYRNNERINEIETEMKKLMDEFEKLKG; from the coding sequence ATGAATAACCTAAAAAGCAAATGCTTAAACGGATGTCTTGCAGAAGGAACTATACTTACAATGGCTGATGGAAGTAAACAAAGAATTGAAGAAGTAAAAATAGGTGATATGGTAGCAGTCCCAGATGCCAGAGCTAAAAGAATTGTAGATATTTATACAGGATATGAAGAAAAGATCAGTGAGTTAAAACTGGTGAATGGAATAATATTAAAAGCAACATCTAATCATCCAATTATGACAGAAAAAGGGTATAAAAGACTTAAAGAAGTAAATCCATTGGATAAAGTAGTTATAAGAGAAAATCAATTGGAAAGTATAGAAATTATTGCTGAAGTTGAAGCTGATACTAGAGTATATAATGTACTATTAGAAGAAATGAGTACTATCATTTGCAATGACATTTGGGTTGGAGATTTTCAAGTTCAAAATAATTTAGAAAGTACTAGATATAGAAATAATGAAAGAATAAATGAGATAGAGACAGAGATGAAAAAATTAATGGATGAATTTGAAAAATTGAAAGGGTAA
- a CDS encoding aspartate ammonia-lyase, with amino-acid sequence MIKYRLESDSIGTLEVPADAYYGVQSLRGQNNFHITGYKVSDTFIKALAYVKKATSKANYEAGVISQEVEAAMIKAADEIIAGGFRDQFITDVIQGGAGTSMNMNMNEVIANRANEILGGELGKYDRCHPNDHVNYGQSTNDVVPTAGKLTVQFMIKDLLVSLQELFDTLQAKGDEFDHVIKMGRTHLQDAVPIRLGQEFRAFSGPVARDIKRIKGAVEELTYVNMGATAVGTGINADVNYVGNVVRILSEVSGFDFKQSPDLVDGTRNLDSFVWLSSALKTCAVNLSKTANDLRLMASGPKAGLAEISLPQQQPGSSIMPGKVNPVIPEVLNQVCFQIFGNDITIVKAAEAGQLELNVFEPVLFFNLFQSIEILKNGINTFIENCLKGITAQEENCKGWVDRSVGIITALNPHIGYKNAAEIAKLSIKTGTPVAQIVLERGLLSKEDLDIILNPFEMTKPGIPGKELLNKNK; translated from the coding sequence ATGATAAAATACAGATTAGAAAGTGATTCAATTGGAACTTTAGAGGTGCCAGCAGACGCATATTATGGAGTACAATCTCTTAGAGGACAAAATAACTTCCACATTACTGGTTACAAAGTAAGTGATACTTTTATAAAAGCATTAGCATATGTAAAAAAAGCAACATCAAAAGCAAACTATGAAGCTGGAGTTATCAGTCAAGAAGTAGAAGCTGCTATGATAAAAGCTGCTGACGAAATCATCGCTGGAGGATTCAGAGATCAATTCATCACTGATGTTATCCAAGGTGGAGCAGGAACTTCTATGAACATGAACATGAATGAAGTTATTGCTAACAGAGCTAATGAAATATTAGGTGGAGAACTTGGAAAATATGACAGATGTCATCCAAATGACCATGTAAACTATGGACAATCAACTAACGACGTTGTTCCAACTGCTGGAAAACTAACAGTTCAATTTATGATAAAAGATTTATTAGTTTCTTTACAAGAACTTTTCGATACATTACAAGCTAAAGGAGACGAATTCGACCATGTAATTAAAATGGGAAGAACTCACCTTCAAGATGCTGTACCTATTAGATTAGGACAAGAATTCAGAGCATTCTCTGGACCAGTAGCAAGAGATATCAAAAGAATCAAAGGAGCAGTAGAAGAGCTTACTTATGTAAATATGGGAGCAACTGCTGTTGGAACTGGTATCAATGCTGACGTTAACTATGTAGGAAACGTTGTAAGAATTCTTTCAGAAGTTTCTGGATTTGATTTCAAACAATCTCCAGACCTAGTTGATGGAACTAGAAACCTTGACAGTTTTGTATGGTTATCTTCTGCACTAAAAACTTGTGCTGTAAACCTATCAAAAACTGCTAACGATTTAAGACTTATGGCTTCTGGACCAAAAGCTGGACTAGCTGAAATCTCTTTACCTCAACAACAGCCTGGTTCTTCAATCATGCCTGGTAAAGTAAACCCAGTTATTCCTGAAGTATTAAACCAAGTATGTTTCCAAATATTCGGAAACGACATTACTATAGTAAAAGCTGCTGAAGCAGGACAATTAGAATTAAACGTATTTGAACCAGTTTTATTCTTCAACTTATTCCAATCAATAGAAATATTGAAAAATGGAATCAACACTTTCATAGAAAACTGTTTGAAAGGAATCACAGCTCAAGAAGAAAACTGTAAAGGTTGGGTAGATAGAAGTGTTGGTATCATCACAGCTCTTAACCCACATATTGGATATAAAAATGCAGCTGAAATAGCTAAATTATCTATAAAAACTGGAACTCCAGTTGCACAAATAGTTCTTGAAAGAGGATTATTAAGCAAAGAGGATCTAGATATTATTTTAAATCCGTTTGAAATGACTAAACCTGGAATCCCTGGAAAAGAACTTTTAAACAAAAACAAATAA
- a CDS encoding DUF4240 domain-containing protein, whose product MTKMEFWQLMDVFRKDSNGDNEIFLQSAQEYLSSCNIEDVCYFGGYLGAYMEAVNECVWVDMACKVINGYVSDDTGLYFALWLISQGEEVLVKSLIDPDSLAEVPNIPFGNAEFEMLMSITYELIGEEMDIDKVSSFQRECLEIITPDIHYKNNDKYGNYEYFEEAMEDIPNVLPRLIERAASENFDWKNLYEF is encoded by the coding sequence ATGACTAAGATGGAATTTTGGCAGTTAATGGATGTATTTAGAAAAGACAGCAATGGAGATAATGAAATATTTCTTCAATCTGCACAAGAATACCTAAGCAGTTGCAATATAGAAGATGTGTGTTACTTTGGAGGATATCTTGGAGCATACATGGAAGCTGTAAATGAATGTGTATGGGTAGATATGGCTTGTAAAGTAATCAATGGTTATGTAAGTGATGATACTGGATTATATTTTGCTCTATGGCTTATCTCTCAGGGAGAAGAGGTCCTAGTTAAATCTCTTATTGATCCTGATTCTTTAGCAGAAGTGCCAAATATTCCTTTTGGAAATGCTGAATTTGAAATGCTTATGAGTATTACTTATGAATTAATAGGTGAAGAAATGGATATTGATAAAGTTAGCTCTTTTCAAAGGGAATGCTTAGAAATAATAACTCCAGATATTCATTATAAAAACAATGATAAATATGGTAATTATGAATACTTTGAAGAGGCAATGGAAGATATTCCAAATGTTCTCCCTAGACTTATTGAAAGAGCAGCCTCGGAAAATTTTGACTGGAAAAACTTGTATGAATTTTAA
- a CDS encoding sulfatase family protein encodes MKKRPNILLITSDQQHFDTIGAFNKEILTPNLDRLVKEGTTFDRAYCPNPTCTPTRASIITGKYPSQHGAWTLGTKLSENETTIGDVLRGNGYKSALIGKAHFQPLASTEEFPSLEAYPYLQDLEFWKNYRDRFYGFDHVELARNHTNESHVGQHYAIWLEEKGCKNWRDYYLNPTGNMSEEEYPRLEILVEKEGNILNSKRNWGKWEIPEEYHYNSWIAERCSSMLEDYKNNDENFFLWASFFDPHPEYFVPEPWASMYDPEKLSIDEETINDDHKYNPPHFRKTQEENPDFSEYKETGFGIHGMHSHLQKKEDIKKDLALYYGMVSMMDKYIGKILDKLEELGLAEDTIIVFTTDHGHFVGQHGLIRKGPFHYEDLIKIPFIVKYPKVVPENKVSHSLQSLVDLAPTFLSMCGIKIPYDMTGIDQTKAWADENVKLRDHVICENHHEPTTIHLKTYVDERYKLTVYYNQTYGELFDLKEDPKELNNLWDNEKYKELKSELLLKYIWAELGKEPMWMPRIKQA; translated from the coding sequence ATGAAAAAAAGACCTAATATTTTATTGATAACAAGTGATCAGCAGCACTTTGATACAATAGGTGCTTTTAATAAAGAGATTCTGACTCCTAATCTTGACAGGTTAGTTAAGGAAGGAACTACTTTTGACAGAGCCTACTGCCCAAATCCTACTTGTACCCCTACCAGAGCATCTATTATCACGGGAAAATATCCAAGCCAGCATGGTGCATGGACTTTAGGAACTAAATTATCTGAAAATGAAACTACCATTGGAGATGTACTCAGAGGAAATGGATACAAGAGTGCTCTAATAGGAAAAGCACATTTTCAGCCGCTGGCATCTACAGAGGAATTTCCTTCTTTAGAAGCTTATCCATATTTACAAGACCTTGAGTTCTGGAAAAATTACAGAGATAGATTCTATGGATTCGACCATGTGGAGCTTGCAAGAAATCATACTAACGAATCTCATGTAGGACAGCATTATGCAATATGGCTTGAAGAAAAAGGGTGTAAAAACTGGAGAGATTATTACCTGAATCCTACTGGTAATATGAGCGAAGAAGAATATCCAAGATTAGAAATATTAGTAGAAAAAGAAGGAAACATTCTCAACAGCAAGAGAAACTGGGGAAAATGGGAAATTCCAGAAGAATATCACTATAATTCATGGATAGCTGAAAGATGCAGCAGTATGCTTGAAGATTACAAGAACAATGATGAAAATTTCTTTCTTTGGGCAAGTTTCTTTGATCCTCATCCTGAATATTTTGTACCTGAACCTTGGGCATCTATGTATGACCCAGAAAAACTCTCTATAGATGAAGAGACAATAAATGATGATCATAAATATAATCCACCACATTTTAGGAAAACACAGGAAGAAAATCCTGATTTCAGTGAATATAAAGAAACTGGATTTGGCATCCATGGTATGCACTCACATCTGCAAAAAAAAGAAGATATCAAAAAAGACCTTGCACTATATTATGGAATGGTATCTATGATGGATAAATATATTGGTAAAATTTTGGATAAACTGGAAGAATTAGGACTTGCTGAAGATACTATAATAGTATTTACAACAGATCATGGGCATTTTGTTGGACAGCATGGACTTATCAGAAAAGGTCCCTTCCATTATGAAGATCTCATCAAAATACCTTTTATTGTTAAGTATCCTAAAGTTGTTCCTGAAAACAAAGTTTCTCATTCTCTTCAATCATTGGTAGATCTTGCTCCTACTTTTTTAAGTATGTGTGGAATAAAAATACCATATGATATGACTGGAATTGATCAGACTAAAGCATGGGCAGATGAAAATGTAAAACTGAGAGATCATGTTATTTGTGAAAATCACCATGAACCTACTACTATACATTTAAAAACTTATGTTGACGAAAGATACAAATTAACTGTATATTACAATCAGACTTATGGAGAGCTTTTTGATTTAAAAGAAGATCCAAAGGAATTAAATAATTTATGGGATAATGAAAAATATAAAGAACTGAAAAGTGAGCTGCTTTTAAAATATATTTGGGCAGAACTAGGAAAAGAACCAATGTGGATGCCAAGAATAAAACAGGCATAG
- a CDS encoding LysR family transcriptional regulator: MTVRHMKIFIMVCECNSITLAAKKLFVAQPAISFAIKELEEYYGVKFFDRISKKLYITEKGKEFFSYSSQIINLVEEMENKIKNNDTLGILKIGSSLTIGKYFLNDYLKKFQQAYPLIQTNICVENSNIIEARILDNLLDIGLIEGIVHSDSIVSETFFEDRLVFICNKSHPYAKKEKLLFKDILKENFILREKGSGVREIFNSFITSKELAVKPGWESISTGVIINAVKSNMGVSLLSYQMVKKEIEEGKLAILNVKDVELKRKFNIIYHKNKFITPSIKKFINICKNI; the protein is encoded by the coding sequence ATGACAGTACGACACATGAAAATATTTATAATGGTTTGTGAATGCAATAGTATCACTTTAGCTGCAAAAAAACTTTTTGTTGCACAGCCAGCAATAAGTTTTGCTATAAAAGAATTAGAAGAATACTATGGAGTTAAATTTTTTGACAGAATATCTAAAAAACTATACATTACAGAAAAAGGAAAAGAGTTTTTCAGTTACTCTTCTCAAATAATAAATTTAGTTGAAGAAATGGAAAACAAAATAAAAAACAATGATACACTAGGTATATTAAAGATAGGTTCAAGTCTGACTATTGGAAAGTATTTTCTAAATGATTATCTAAAAAAATTTCAGCAAGCATATCCACTTATTCAAACAAATATATGTGTTGAGAATTCAAATATAATAGAAGCTAGAATACTGGATAATCTTTTGGATATTGGTCTCATAGAAGGAATTGTTCACTCTGACAGCATTGTATCTGAAACATTTTTTGAAGATAGATTAGTTTTTATCTGCAATAAATCTCATCCCTATGCAAAAAAAGAAAAATTATTATTTAAAGATATTTTAAAAGAAAATTTCATACTGAGAGAAAAAGGAAGCGGAGTCAGAGAAATATTTAATAGTTTCATTACCTCTAAAGAGTTAGCAGTAAAACCCGGCTGGGAAAGTATAAGTACAGGAGTAATAATTAATGCAGTAAAAAGCAATATGGGAGTCTCCCTCCTTTCATATCAGATGGTGAAGAAAGAAATAGAAGAGGGAAAATTAGCAATTTTAAATGTAAAAGATGTTGAATTGAAAAGAAAATTTAATATAATTTATCACAAAAATAAGTTTATAACACCATCAATAAAAAAATTTATTAATATATGTAAAAATATCTAG